The DNA region attcaaatcgaattgagtttaagttcaaGTTTGGCTCGGTTTGCATATAGTAGAACTCGAGCTCATGGAAGTTAAGTTTGAACTcagtttgaattcgattcgattcattttaagcttgaatttttaactaactcgttattaaaacaatgtcgttttaatacatattaatcaagacgacgtcattttgtatcaaaatttttaattcgtaaatttgacgagtagcttgagttcgagcttgaaAATGTTGGTTTGAGTTTAAGCTTGTATAAGATTGACTCGTTTCACGCtcatttgaatcgaatttaagttcaaactcaaaagGGCTCGGTTTGAATCCAGCCCTGCTAGGTATGATCAGCTGCAAGCTATTCGTCTTATTCTGTGTTGGGCAAGtgaagtttaattaattaaaatgtctcttttaaatttgttatattctTCTAAATGCTTCTCTGACTAACCTTTAACCAcgttttttaattttcccataaattcatttttcaaaataatttctgTTATTCTTGTTGTACTTTCTCCGTCCTTGTTTTGTAtccattttcattgtttttttaaatcttcattTAACATATCGATCAAAGCAGTCGTGCACACTAGTATCAAATgccaaaaaaatctttaaaaaaaaaacaatcttatatattttataaacgtGGAAATCAATTGAAAgttagaaataattaaatatgatattaattaaatttattctattttaattattgtaaaaatatgattaagatttatatattatttaagtaattttgaattaatgataaaataatatttaattatataataacatattatatatatattaattatatatttatttgtgcatTAAAAGATATATAACCCAAGAAGGGTAGTGAATAAATTGCTTTGAAGCTTTATCtaataattcattataattaagaagaaaataatgacTGGATTGGAGTCACTAGGGGCTCAACATCATCAAgcttttctaatatttataaagAGCTTATCTGCAAGGTGTAATTGTATTGAATGAAATATGTACAAAGTGACCAAGCAGAGAAAGATGAGCTTGTGTAATTGACAGACTAGGTTTGTATTAGTGTTCTTACAGACGTTAACGAAATCAATTACTTGCTGCCATTTGGCAATGCTACTTTCTTAAAACGGGACATGAAGTAATACGCCAAGGAGTGGACTTTGTTGATTGTGAATCATGTAACAGGAAGGATTAGGAATCACTTTTTCTTCCGTTATTAATACGGTATCGCTAGTTACAGTTAAAAGTTGACAGGACCCCATCTTAATTTCTGCGGTTATGGTGGTTCCACAACATGCTGATGTTCCTATATTAACTGTGATAGTTTGATTTctaattaatacataattatacaacaataaaattatgtgtacctattttaggtatataaatatatacacatttatatatctcatcatgtgattggatgattttaaattaaaaataaaacaataactaatcatatgatgacgcatatgagtgtgtatacatttgtgtacctaaaataggtacatataatattgctcattatacaataaaatatcatttatataactaattatatattaaaaaatatatatacataatattattcattttttatacataaaataatcaCATTAGTCACTACAAAATCTCTAACGACAATagaataagttaaaatttttaacctaaTCTCCACATAGTCTCCAAAATTGtaactcaaaaatttgaaaaaggagaATATGATATCTTGACCACCACTTGGCTAGATGTTTGGCATGAATAGACATAGCAGTTTAAGAGGTAGTTAACGTGTTTATGGCACTGATATAGACTTTGCAAAGACAAAACCATAATATAAATCATGCATTGAACAATTCAACCGCACATTGAATGGTGAAAGAAATTGGTCACAgaaaagaagaacaaaattCATGCTTTCGAATATGTCATTAAGGAATCCTCGCTGGCTCGTTGCTTTGGCAACTTAAATTATTGGCTTGGATTCAAACTAGAATTTGCGGTGCCTACTCCAAATAATAATGTTGTGGGTCTTGCAAGGAGAAAGCTTATTTTACTTCAGGAATTAATAGATTAGTAAATGTCATGTGCAAAAGTTACCCTTAACTCTACATTATTGCCATTTTTGAGCCTACACTGCAATTTATCTTGCTCTATAAAAAACTGCAAAACGGTGGTCCATCTGCTGAATTGgcttttcaatatttaaaagcCAATAACAAGAGTTTCGGACTAGCTTTATGGTATATATGTCTTTTCTCTCCCTAGTTTTTTTACTGGGTTTTAAGTGAGTATTAGAAATTTAGAAATTCAATAAATGAAAGCATAAATTCACCCTACCTTGTGCGGAAAATAGTAATTTGCTCTTAACCGAAAATCACCAATATTGACCAAGTTAAGTGAAATGATGCAAATTAGGCATAACATTTCATTACAACAAAAACTTGTAAAGTTGTGTCTccttgtttaattaattaacggGCAAATATAAGATTTTGGAACTTGTTTGGAAAGAGATTATCATAATCTATCTAACCGGAAATAAAGCATACCTCCCTTTAGAGTTTGGCTGGTTAGGAGTTTGGACCTTAAACCAAGGAGGTTAATTCTTATCCACAACTAATTCTTGTTGGAGGTTACCGGTTTTTAGAAAACAGAGAAATTATTGGCTTCACTGAGTGGGTGATTTACACCATTACCCCACGCCGTTTTATTATCAGTCACACCGTCAACTTGGTTCTTCTCACTTTCATCACTGCTTGAGAATATTCCTTGGACGAATGATTCCACATCAATTTCTTTATTCCCTTCTGTACCCCCATCAGTTTTATTCTCCAACTCGTAACAAGAAGGAATATGCGGCGGCCTAACGATTTTTAACACTAAATCCCAATTTATCCCTCTAAAAAAATCGTGACCCTTGATTTCGTCTACTCCAATCCTTTTCGTTGGATCTTTTTCCAACAATTTCCTGATTAAGTCCCTCAACGATGTCTGTTCGCCCGTTAGTTCAACCTGTCTGCTTAAAATCCGATAAAAAGTCTCTTTCCTATTGCTTCCCTTAAACGGCGTTACTCCGTACAGCATTTCGTGGAGAACGATTCCTAAGGACCACCAATCTGCACTAAAATCGTGGCCATCGCCGGAGATGATCTCCGGAGCCACGTACTCTTCCGTTCCGACGAACGAGTTTGACTTCTCCGTCGACTGATCAGAATCGCTTTTTGACTGTGTCTTGAAACTGTGTGACGATGAAGGGACCGAGTCTTCAGGAGAAATACCAGAGTTGCAAATGCTGTGAAAGAGCGGCCGTCGTTTCCTGGTGACGGAGTCAGGAGGTCTTATTGCAACGAAGGCGGGAGTCTTTTCTGAACATGGTTGTGGAGTTTTCGGAGGTAGTTTTGTGGAGAGATCGAAATCGACTAACATTATGTGGCCGTTCTCTTGAATCATTATGTTCTCAGGCTTCAAATCTCTGTACACTATGCCTTGACTGTGTAGATACTCCAATGCAAGAACCATTTCCGCCGCATAAAATCTGtaaattagaatgaaaataaTCTTTGTTAAGATAATATAAAGTTATCCGGTAAAAGTttcatgaaaaaagaaaaaaaaattacctgatGGTATCATCAGAGAACATTTTCTCAGTCTGCTTTTTCCTGAGAGAAGTCAAATCACGCCCTGGACAATAATCAATAGCGTAGCCGATAATTTTCTCGGTAGATAAAACTCCTCTTAATTTGGGCAGAAATGGATGATTACAAGACTGTAACACTTGTCGTTCAAAGGAAACCCTCTTGTAATCATCTTCGTCATTACTGCTACTGTTTGAATCCTTGTTTTTCTTCTCAATCAAATCCCTCCAAATAACTTTCAGAGCCAGAAACTCACTCAGTTGCTCGTCTTTAACCAGAAAAACCACTCCCTTCGCTCCACGCCCGAGCGCCGAAACAACTTTCAATCGCTGAAAATCCAAACTTGGGACTTGATTGTGCTGCTTCTCGTTTACGTAATCATTCATAGCGAGAGTCAGTGAGATGGGTAACCTTAAGAGAATCGTTTAGCTACTCAGGTTTGGGGGGCAAGTATCTAGGTTAGTTTGTTCAGTACCGGGCTTTAAAGTGAGCATCGAAGCATCTAATAGAGAGACCAGATTTTGACGTGCTGATAAAATTATAGGAATTTGATATGTGGCGTTATATCATATGGGATGTTTGATGGAAATTAAGATAGTGGAAAAATGAGAATCTTAGTTACGTTTTAAGTGGTTATTCATCTAGAAATTAATGCTATAAGAAACAAGGAAAGTTGAGACTCAACTGCCAGCGTCAGCTGCCGTCAGTCAGCAATTTGTTGTAAGTGACCGGATAAGTAGGTGAATATTCACTCTGTTGTTTTAGTTTCTGTATATATGTACTCCGGTGGGGGCTCACCCCATGTCAAGAAGCTATCAAATCACATGGTCTGCATTAATGATAAAAGGCCAAAAACTTATTCCAACGCAAGGTGTAGAATATTCCTAAACGGATATGTGCTGATTATGGAATGGGCAAAGGATTTATTCCTATCCAGAGTAGTAGGGtgtcttttcaaatttttaatctattaattttaaaaaatttacacatatttataagatattaaatttattagtttttaaaataaaattatttatttataatattaaaaataaattaaaatttaattttcttttctctttttaaaccttacaaactaaaaattttctttataaatcaaattttaaaaaataacatttttcttttttgagtttagtttttaatttttggtgacAAAAAGTCTTCGATACATCACCATACTTTGACAGTCTCTCCCCCTTTCTTTAGAACTTCGgcctataaaatttttttttaagaagatgaaaagttttgtcaaactttttctctttttctcaaACAAGATTTTCATCGGTCAGAGTTTCAAAGAAGAGGGGAGAAACCGTTGGAGAATAGTGATGAGTTGGAGACTTTCCGTAGCCATAAATTAAGaactaaaccctaagagagaaatttcattttctaaaacttaGTTCGAGAGAAAACTTTTAGCTTCTAATAGGGTTGAATCCGAGCCGAGCCTCAGCTCAGCTCAGTTCAGTTCGAGCCCAAACGAGCTCGGctaagccgagctcgagctggcttgaGTTGGCttggtatatatttttttaaaattttttatacaaaacgacgtcgttttgataagaaaaaacgagtcgagccaAGCCGAGCTGAACGCAAGCCCGAAACTAGTCGAGCCGAGTTGAGCTTGAGCcgctcatatatgaaccgagccgagctcgagctagctgcgagtcgagctcggctcggctcgaatccagccctagcttCTAGGGTTTATGAGggaaaaagatattaaattttaagagaatagagtttcgttaactttaacaatccataaatgagtatttgagattttcaaaattaaagaatacaAATTTGAGAAAACCCCGAACGgtaataagtcctttggccttatgaaaatatcaaactcTCACATGTGACTagattaaattactaaaataggttaatttgaaaaataaaatcactattttattagtaatattaaagaaatcaaattttatttcacttttccttttagatttaaaaaactaaaattctcctctaactttaattttaaaaagttacatttttctcctaagtttaatttttaatttttatcattttttagttATCATCATTGTCTTAGGTCACCTTCTCTGTTCAAATcaacttctctctctcttgttttttctctctaattggttgttttgtttgaatctcTTCCTCTTAGATGAAATTATCTTCATTTGAGATGAAGATTAATAGTCTTCGTctcaaacaaaaacaagtcATCTTTGTCTTAGACAAGCCAACAGAGAGTGCTAGCAGCAATGGTAGCATTGAAGAGACATTGTCAAGAGGGATAGAGCACCAACTGTTCACTGAAAATTGcccttgaaaaattaaaactctagagagaaaatataacatttcaaaatttaattatataaaaaaattattagttttttaaattaaaaggagaaaaatgagataaaattttatttttttaatattactggtcaaataacaattttacctttaatactgacaaattcttttaaatttaacaatttataaatagaagtttgacatttttatagttaaagggtaTTCATTCGGAAATATACTACTAAGTCTTTTGGGCATGATAAagtgactatatatatatatgtatgtatgtatgtatgtatgtatgtatgtatgtatatatatatatatgtatgtatgtatgtatgtatgtatgtatgtatgtatgtatgtgtgtatatatatatatatatatatatatatatatatatatatatatatatatatatatatatatgtgtgtatatatatatatatatgtgtatgtatgtatgtatgtatgtatgtatgtatgtatgtatgtatggagttttagagtgaaaataaataaacgGTTGCAATTGATTTGGGATAGGCTGTTCTTTTCTTGGTTATTTAAAGATTTGATTAATGCTATGGGTATTTATGGCCAAATAATTATATCCCACTCAAACGTCCAATTTGCGATGGTTTGCTATCATGTCTCACtctgatatttattataactatacataatattaatcatgtttaatattaagaagtattattatttcttattcaGATTGATTAAGTGTGTAATATTTATgtctaattatatttattttgtaattttttctctaaaacagtaaaaatatgtttagaaaggtaattttgatcttttatttttgtttatattatattttcatgggtaaatttttaaatgtagaAGATTGTTTCGAAGGTGACATactatgatttgattttttatatagttttattattaacgAGATTTACGTAAGGATTTAACCAGGGTAAATAACAACATTCATTCGGATTCCAGGTTCCCTCTCGACAGGCCCAAGAGCCTACTTAATAGGTCAGCCCATGGCCTCACCATGTGCGGACTTTACGTGAGTCTTGTTTTTGGTAACTCGTTTGAGTTGGTTTCATCAACAATTTGGTTCATGACATGTGTCACCCTTGGTGTGTTATCACATGCTAATAACTCCAAATTCTAAACGTGCATCCTCAGACGAGGGCCAGTTAAATTGTGGTAGAGAAAAAGCGTGGCGAGACACACTTGCTAGCTAAActttagggagaaggactatttcccacccaactttagatacgttttcaaaatgccacccacgacagatgaaaatctattttttcCACCTATAAGCCATTAATATGAatgatttctgtttgcataagagtaaaatgaatattttacctttgttagatgaaatgacaaaaatacccctcaatttagtctacaaaattcatctcaaaattgatgtaagggctttaccattcacccctcttaggttttagaaactaacatttcaccttatctaaagtttttaaactttaaaaactaacattttcacccccaaacctaaggtttccatatttttcaaaatgcagccgcccccataactttcaaaactagcagtttcacccccattcttcaacttcatctcctgACGTCGTCTTCGGCGTCGTcaccgacctcctccttctcctggtgcgacggcggtggtgcgatgaagagatct from Mangifera indica cultivar Alphonso chromosome 8, CATAS_Mindica_2.1, whole genome shotgun sequence includes:
- the LOC123223725 gene encoding serine/threonine-protein kinase OXI1, translating into MNDYVNEKQHNQVPSLDFQRLKVVSALGRGAKGVVFLVKDEQLSEFLALKVIWRDLIEKKNKDSNSSSNDEDDYKRVSFERQVLQSCNHPFLPKLRGVLSTEKIIGYAIDYCPGRDLTSLRKKQTEKMFSDDTIRFYAAEMVLALEYLHSQGIVYRDLKPENIMIQENGHIMLVDFDLSTKLPPKTPQPCSEKTPAFVAIRPPDSVTRKRRPLFHSICNSGISPEDSVPSSSHSFKTQSKSDSDQSTEKSNSFVGTEEYVAPEIISGDGHDFSADWWSLGIVLHEMLYGVTPFKGSNRKETFYRILSRQVELTGEQTSLRDLIRKLLEKDPTKRIGVDEIKGHDFFRGINWDLVLKIVRPPHIPSCYELENKTDGGTEGNKEIDVESFVQGIFSSSDESEKNQVDGVTDNKTAWGNGVNHPLSEANNFSVF